In a genomic window of Halomonas denitrificans:
- a CDS encoding glycoside hydrolase produces MMNNSSSKTNSPIDSGDRVACSEFLAGQLCHRSAMNDSNRGNPLTASGSIIRAFAILALALATSSVAAAPLSNPTGPDAMAPELAETGSGAVLTWIERFDNGHALRFATFDGERFGEAGEIAHGTGWFANWADTPRLFVTPGGDWVAHWPVKSGESTYAYDVVVSRSTDQGESWSLPAIPHRDETQTEHGFVSYFADREGTPHLVWLDGRHTAIDADEPAAREGHVAGNVAGHGSGAAMTLRTASMVGAAFGPSVELDDRVCDCCQTASALTGNGPVVVYRDRSDDEVRDIHIVRRVDGEWTSPAPVAEDGWVIGGCPVNGPDVAADGVQVAAAWFTMANHIPAVRLALSEDAGETFPVTRRFSEGSALGRVQLARHDDDWLLLWMDEVDGGASLKLARIGRDGETRSVRVLADLGPGRGSGFPRMAVVETPRGDRLLVAWTGSDQHPSGERTTHVRTAAFDLGGGSEGGSDSPPAG; encoded by the coding sequence ATGATGAACAACTCCTCGAGCAAGACGAATTCGCCTATCGACAGTGGGGACCGCGTGGCCTGCAGCGAGTTCCTGGCCGGCCAGTTGTGTCATCGTAGCGCGATGAACGATTCGAACCGTGGAAATCCGCTCACCGCGAGCGGCTCGATCATCCGAGCCTTCGCGATCCTCGCCCTGGCGCTCGCGACGAGTTCCGTCGCCGCGGCCCCGCTTTCCAACCCGACCGGGCCCGACGCCATGGCGCCGGAACTGGCAGAGACCGGGAGCGGCGCGGTGCTGACGTGGATCGAACGCTTCGACAACGGACACGCGCTGCGCTTCGCGACCTTCGACGGCGAGCGCTTCGGCGAAGCCGGCGAGATTGCCCATGGCACCGGCTGGTTCGCCAACTGGGCCGACACACCACGCCTGTTCGTCACCCCCGGCGGCGACTGGGTCGCCCACTGGCCGGTCAAGAGCGGCGAGTCGACCTATGCCTACGACGTGGTGGTCTCGCGCTCGACGGACCAGGGCGAGAGCTGGTCGCTGCCCGCAATCCCGCACCGCGACGAAACGCAGACCGAGCACGGCTTCGTCAGCTACTTTGCCGACCGCGAGGGCACGCCGCACCTGGTCTGGCTCGACGGTCGACATACCGCGATCGACGCGGACGAACCGGCAGCACGGGAGGGGCACGTCGCCGGGAACGTCGCCGGGCACGGCTCCGGCGCGGCGATGACGCTGCGCACGGCCAGCATGGTCGGCGCCGCGTTCGGTCCGTCCGTCGAACTGGACGACCGCGTCTGCGACTGCTGCCAGACCGCCAGCGCGCTGACCGGGAACGGCCCCGTGGTGGTCTACCGCGACCGGTCCGACGACGAGGTGCGCGACATCCATATCGTCCGTCGGGTCGACGGCGAGTGGACCTCGCCGGCACCCGTCGCCGAAGACGGCTGGGTGATCGGCGGCTGCCCGGTCAACGGCCCCGATGTCGCGGCCGACGGCGTGCAGGTCGCAGCGGCCTGGTTCACGATGGCCAACCACATCCCGGCGGTCCGGTTGGCGCTCTCGGAGGACGCCGGCGAAACCTTCCCTGTCACGCGCCGCTTCTCCGAGGGCTCCGCGCTGGGCCGGGTCCAGCTTGCCCGGCACGACGACGACTGGTTGCTTCTGTGGATGGACGAGGTCGACGGCGGGGCCTCGCTGAAGCTCGCCCGGATCGGCCGGGACGGCGAGACCCGGAGCGTTCGGGTGCTGGCCGACCTCGGACCCGGGCGCGGAAGCGGTTTCCCGCGCATGGCGGTCGTCGAGACCCCGCGCGGCGACCGCCTGCTGGTCGCCTGGACCGGATCCGACCAACACCCGTCCGGTGAACGAACGACCCACGTCCGCACCGCCGCCTTCGACCTCGGCGGTGGCTCCGAAGGGGGCAGCGATTCGCCGCCCGCGGGTTGA
- a CDS encoding oxidative damage protection protein: MSRTVHCVYLDKEAEGLPRKPLPGELGERIYNEISAEAWQKWLAHQTMLINENRLSPIEPSHRKYLIEQAEAFLFGGDVDEAAGYVPPSDD, from the coding sequence ATGAGCCGAACCGTCCACTGCGTCTATCTCGACAAGGAAGCCGAAGGGTTGCCGCGCAAGCCCCTGCCCGGCGAACTGGGCGAGCGCATCTACAACGAGATCTCCGCCGAGGCCTGGCAGAAGTGGCTCGCCCACCAGACCATGCTGATCAACGAGAACCGGCTGTCTCCGATCGAGCCCTCGCACCGCAAGTACCTGATCGAACAGGCCGAGGCCTTCCTGTTCGGCGGCGATGTCGACGAAGCCGCCGGCTACGTGCCGCCGTCCGACGACTGA
- the mutY gene encoding A/G-specific adenine glycosylase translates to MLEWWRRHGRHDLPWQHPRTPYRVWISEIMLQQTRVETVVGYFDRFMQRFPDVDTLARAPVDDVLACWSGLGYYARARNLHAAARRLVDEFGGEFPSEVDALAALPGIGRSTAAAIVAQGFDRRAPILDGNVKRVLARHAGIEGWPGRSAVERALWSEADVRTPDGSPADYTQAIMDLGATLCTPKRPACSHCPVRADCMARRDGRQEELPTPKPRKNLPTREQHFGLLRDADGRVLLERRPPTGIWGGLWCLPEVAGGDAVEGAERLEPPEPIEHVFSHFRLRMQLVHQRIARPDDAVRDREDRRWRTAEEWLEAGLPKPVRALLERL, encoded by the coding sequence CTGCTCGAATGGTGGCGCCGGCACGGCCGCCACGACCTGCCCTGGCAACATCCGCGCACGCCGTATCGGGTCTGGATTTCCGAGATCATGCTCCAGCAGACCCGGGTCGAGACCGTGGTCGGCTACTTCGATCGGTTCATGCAGCGGTTTCCCGACGTCGATACCCTGGCCCGGGCCCCGGTCGACGACGTCCTGGCCTGTTGGTCCGGCCTGGGCTACTACGCCCGGGCTCGCAACCTTCATGCCGCAGCCCGCCGGCTTGTCGATGAATTCGGCGGCGAGTTTCCCAGCGAGGTCGACGCCCTCGCCGCCCTGCCCGGCATCGGCCGTTCCACCGCCGCAGCCATCGTTGCCCAGGGCTTCGACCGTCGAGCGCCGATCCTCGACGGCAACGTCAAGCGCGTGCTCGCCCGCCACGCCGGCATCGAGGGCTGGCCGGGGCGGAGCGCCGTCGAGCGCGCCCTGTGGTCCGAGGCCGATGTGCGCACCCCGGACGGAAGCCCGGCGGACTACACGCAAGCGATCATGGACCTCGGCGCCACCCTGTGCACGCCGAAACGCCCCGCGTGCTCGCACTGTCCCGTACGGGCCGACTGCATGGCGCGTCGCGACGGCCGTCAGGAGGAGCTACCCACGCCGAAGCCGAGGAAGAACCTGCCGACCCGGGAGCAGCACTTCGGCCTGCTACGCGACGCCGACGGCCGCGTTCTGCTCGAGCGCCGGCCGCCGACCGGTATCTGGGGCGGCCTGTGGTGCCTGCCGGAAGTCGCCGGTGGCGACGCGGTCGAGGGAGCGGAGCGGTTGGAGCCGCCGGAACCGATCGAGCACGTGTTTTCGCACTTCCGTCTTCGCATGCAGCTGGTCCACCAGCGCATTGCCCGGCCCGACGACGCGGTGCGCGATCGCGAGGACCGGCGCTGGAGAACCGCCGAGGAATGGCTCGAAGCCGGCCTTCCGAAGCCCGTCCGCGCCCTGCTCGAGCGGCTCTAG
- the ftsY gene encoding signal recognition particle-docking protein FtsY, which translates to MFSIFRRKKTGDGVEPTDVVEKPQSGQDPLDARMERTRSHLSGLFGLIRGSEKIDEDLLDDIETTLLTADLGVAATTRIMDRLRDGVKRGLVQAPADVLPAVQAELYALVEPCEQFLAVEPEKKPFVILMVGVNGVGKTTTIGKLARRYLDDGLKVMLAAGDTFRAAAVEQLKEWGKRNDVPVMAQDQGADSAAVIFDALQSAKARGVDVLICDTAGRLHTQGHLMKELGKIRRVMAKVDEQAPHEVMLVVDAGTGQNALAQARQFDEAVELSGITVTKLDGTARGGIVFAIAEEMKLPIRFIGAGERAVDLRPFDAGTFVHAVLPVEAD; encoded by the coding sequence ATGTTCTCGATCTTCCGCCGCAAGAAAACCGGCGACGGCGTCGAACCCACCGACGTCGTCGAGAAGCCCCAGTCGGGGCAGGACCCGTTGGACGCGCGCATGGAGCGCACGCGCTCGCACCTCTCCGGACTGTTCGGCCTGATTCGCGGCTCGGAGAAGATCGACGAGGACCTGCTCGACGATATCGAGACCACGCTGCTGACGGCCGACCTCGGCGTGGCCGCGACCACCCGGATCATGGACCGCCTGCGAGACGGCGTGAAGCGCGGCCTGGTCCAGGCCCCGGCCGATGTCCTGCCCGCCGTCCAGGCCGAACTCTACGCCCTGGTCGAGCCGTGCGAACAGTTCCTGGCCGTCGAGCCGGAGAAGAAGCCGTTCGTGATCCTGATGGTCGGCGTCAACGGGGTCGGCAAGACCACGACGATCGGCAAGCTGGCCCGCCGCTATCTCGACGACGGCCTGAAGGTCATGCTGGCCGCCGGCGACACCTTCCGCGCCGCGGCGGTCGAACAGCTCAAGGAATGGGGCAAGCGCAACGATGTCCCGGTCATGGCCCAGGACCAGGGCGCCGACTCCGCCGCGGTGATCTTCGACGCGCTGCAGTCGGCGAAGGCGCGCGGTGTCGACGTGCTGATCTGCGATACGGCCGGACGGCTCCATACCCAGGGCCACCTGATGAAGGAGCTCGGCAAGATTCGCCGGGTGATGGCCAAGGTCGACGAGCAGGCGCCGCACGAAGTCATGCTGGTGGTCGATGCCGGTACGGGCCAGAACGCGCTGGCCCAGGCCCGCCAGTTCGACGAGGCGGTCGAGCTCAGCGGCATCACCGTGACCAAGCTCGACGGCACCGCCCGCGGCGGCATCGTGTTCGCCATCGCCGAGGAGATGAAGCTGCCGATCCGCTTCATCGGCGCCGGCGAGCGCGCCGTCGACCTCCGGCCCTTCGACGCCGGCACCTTCGTCCACGCGGTGCTCCCGGTCGAAGCGGACTGA
- the rsmD gene encoding 16S rRNA (guanine(966)-N(2))-methyltransferase RsmD: MNAGRRTGQVRIIGGDWRGRKLAVPDRPGLRPTGDRARETLFNWLQGRVAGRRAADLFAGSGALGLEAASRGAARVDLVERDRSLIEGLKSAVAAWPGAERVSFAPVDAMAWLALIDEPLDLVFVDPPFDAGLHAAVLDALSAPGRLAPDARVYVESDRRSSDPLDGRDDYDVLREKILGDVRLQLLTRTQEDAGRAA; this comes from the coding sequence GTGAATGCAGGCAGACGCACGGGGCAGGTCCGGATCATCGGCGGCGACTGGCGCGGCCGGAAGCTGGCCGTGCCCGATCGGCCGGGGCTGCGCCCGACCGGCGACCGGGCGCGCGAAACGCTGTTCAACTGGCTGCAGGGCCGGGTCGCCGGGCGGCGGGCCGCCGACCTGTTCGCCGGAAGCGGGGCCCTGGGGCTCGAAGCGGCCTCCCGGGGTGCGGCCCGGGTCGACCTGGTCGAACGCGATCGTTCGCTGATCGAAGGCTTGAAGTCCGCCGTCGCGGCCTGGCCGGGCGCGGAGCGCGTGTCCTTCGCGCCCGTCGACGCCATGGCATGGCTCGCCTTGATCGACGAACCCCTGGACCTGGTGTTCGTCGATCCACCCTTCGACGCCGGTCTGCACGCGGCCGTGCTCGACGCCCTGTCCGCGCCGGGCCGGCTGGCGCCCGACGCGCGGGTCTATGTCGAGAGCGATCGGCGCTCGTCCGATCCGCTGGACGGCCGCGACGACTACGACGTCCTGCGCGAGAAGATCCTCGGCGATGTCCGCCTGCAGTTGCTGACCCGTACCCAGGAGGACGCCGGCCGGGCTGCATGA
- the coaD gene encoding pantetheine-phosphate adenylyltransferase translates to MTVALDYRVAIYPGTFDPLTNGHADLIDRASRMFRQVIVAIAESPHKQPAFSLAERIDLAERVLDAQGVANVEVVGFSDLLAHFVEERGAGVILRGLRAVSDFEYEFQLASMNRHLVQDAETVFLTPAEEYSFISSSLVKEIARLGGDVSEFVDARVVDALKRRYAD, encoded by the coding sequence ATGACCGTAGCGCTGGATTACCGCGTCGCCATCTACCCCGGGACCTTCGATCCCTTGACCAACGGCCACGCCGACCTGATCGACCGCGCGTCGAGGATGTTCCGCCAGGTCATCGTCGCGATCGCCGAGAGTCCGCACAAGCAGCCGGCCTTTTCGCTGGCCGAGCGCATCGACCTGGCCGAGCGCGTGCTCGATGCCCAGGGAGTGGCCAACGTCGAGGTCGTGGGCTTCAGCGACCTGCTCGCGCATTTCGTCGAGGAGCGCGGCGCCGGGGTGATCCTGCGCGGGTTGCGTGCGGTCTCGGACTTCGAGTACGAGTTCCAGCTGGCGTCGATGAACCGGCACCTGGTCCAGGACGCCGAGACCGTGTTCCTGACCCCGGCCGAGGAATACAGCTTCATCTCGTCGAGCCTGGTCAAGGAGATCGCGCGCCTCGGCGGCGACGTCTCAGAGTTCGTCGACGCCCGCGTGGTCGACGCGCTCAAGCGGCGCTACGCGGACTGA
- the ggt gene encoding gamma-glutamyltransferase has protein sequence MSNRPFLASLALCLLLPAAGVAAEGPGRAAIASAHEDATAAGFEVLEAGGNAFDAAVAVSAALAVVEPASSGVGGGGFWLLERASDGFATMVDGRETAPAASTADMYLDANGEFQRELAINGALAAGIPGAIAAWAHIAETYGELPLAESLAPAIRLAEQGFEVDLKYQQLLNWRAHIMLQWPETAAIFMPGGELPAIGDTIVQADLAETLKRVAEQGADGFYRGETAEKLVAGVRAEGGIWTLDDLANYRAVEREPIRTHFGDYTLLTAPPPSSGGIAIAQILELIEPFGYFGMDRVDRVHLLAEAMRRAYRDRALYLGDPDFTDIPVDLLLSEAYAAGVRTTMRMDRALPSAYLAADPDRFEDSTNTTHFSLIDADGNRVSATLTVNLPYGAAYAPPGTGVLLNNEMDDFAAKAGEPNAYGLIGFRANAIEPGKRMLSSMSPTIIHGPDRLAVLGTPGGSRIITMVLLGILDFLEGNGPDSWVSLPRFHHQYLPDRISVERDALTEAEIEALEARGHEIEVRARPWGNMHGVMWDYETNTLEAAHDPRWDSGGAEVRSIRPVESAAAGG, from the coding sequence ATGTCGAATCGCCCGTTTCTTGCCTCGCTCGCCCTGTGTCTGCTGCTTCCGGCCGCCGGTGTCGCCGCCGAGGGCCCGGGTCGGGCCGCGATCGCCAGCGCCCACGAAGATGCCACCGCGGCCGGGTTCGAGGTACTCGAAGCCGGCGGTAACGCCTTCGACGCCGCGGTCGCCGTGTCCGCCGCGCTCGCGGTGGTCGAGCCGGCGTCCTCGGGCGTCGGCGGGGGCGGATTCTGGCTCCTCGAGCGGGCTTCGGACGGCTTCGCGACGATGGTGGATGGCCGCGAGACCGCGCCGGCCGCATCGACGGCCGACATGTATCTCGATGCCAACGGCGAGTTCCAGCGCGAACTGGCGATCAACGGCGCGCTGGCGGCGGGAATTCCCGGCGCGATCGCCGCCTGGGCACACATCGCCGAGACCTACGGCGAACTGCCGCTGGCCGAGTCTCTGGCGCCGGCGATCCGGCTGGCCGAACAGGGTTTCGAGGTCGACCTCAAGTACCAGCAGCTGCTGAACTGGCGCGCGCATATCATGCTCCAGTGGCCCGAAACCGCGGCGATCTTCATGCCCGGAGGCGAACTCCCGGCGATCGGCGATACGATCGTCCAGGCCGATCTCGCCGAAACGCTGAAGCGCGTGGCCGAGCAGGGTGCCGACGGGTTCTATCGCGGCGAGACCGCCGAGAAGCTGGTCGCCGGCGTGCGTGCCGAGGGCGGCATCTGGACGCTGGACGACCTGGCCAACTACCGCGCGGTCGAGCGCGAACCGATCCGCACGCATTTCGGCGATTACACGCTGCTGACCGCGCCGCCGCCGTCGTCGGGCGGTATCGCCATCGCCCAGATCCTCGAGCTGATCGAGCCGTTCGGCTACTTCGGCATGGACCGCGTCGACCGCGTGCACCTGCTGGCCGAGGCAATGCGGCGCGCCTATCGCGACCGGGCGCTGTATCTCGGCGATCCGGACTTCACGGACATTCCCGTCGACCTGCTGCTCAGCGAGGCCTACGCGGCCGGTGTACGCACGACGATGCGGATGGATCGTGCGCTGCCTTCGGCCTATCTGGCCGCCGACCCGGACCGCTTCGAGGACTCGACCAACACCACCCATTTCTCGCTGATCGATGCCGACGGCAACCGGGTCTCCGCCACGCTCACGGTCAACCTGCCGTACGGCGCCGCCTACGCACCGCCGGGGACCGGCGTGCTGCTGAACAACGAAATGGACGACTTCGCGGCCAAGGCGGGCGAGCCGAACGCCTACGGCCTGATCGGCTTCCGCGCCAACGCGATCGAACCGGGCAAGCGGATGCTGTCGTCGATGAGCCCGACCATCATCCACGGCCCGGACCGGCTGGCAGTGCTCGGCACGCCCGGCGGCTCGCGGATCATCACCATGGTGCTGCTCGGCATCCTGGACTTCCTCGAGGGCAACGGCCCGGACTCCTGGGTGTCCCTGCCGCGCTTTCACCACCAGTACCTTCCCGACCGCATCTCGGTCGAGCGCGATGCGCTGACCGAGGCGGAGATCGAGGCGCTGGAAGCCCGCGGCCACGAAATCGAGGTCCGCGCCCGCCCGTGGGGCAACATGCACGGCGTGATGTGGGACTACGAGACCAACACCCTCGAAGCCGCCCACGATCCGCGCTGGGACTCCGGCGGGGCGGAAGTCCGCAGCATTCGCCCGGTCGAGTCAGCGGCTGCCGGCGGCTGA
- a CDS encoding DUF502 domain-containing protein: MSDSDDETGSPIQRIVRLFLKGLATIIPIALTLLIVFWLAGLAERGVGAMIQWVLPEDLYVRGMGLVGGVLIVIAIGLLSQVWLFRKLIDLGEALLDRLPLVKPVFRATKDFVDYFSGDERKFDQAVLVRHPELGVAMMGYVTREDFTDLPFGVEGEVCVYLPLSYQVAGYMVIVPKDWLEPVDMPFDESLRLILTAGMARRK, from the coding sequence TTGAGCGATTCCGACGACGAGACCGGTTCGCCGATCCAGCGAATCGTCCGGCTGTTCCTGAAAGGCCTGGCGACGATCATCCCGATCGCCCTGACCCTGTTGATCGTGTTCTGGCTGGCGGGCCTGGCCGAACGCGGGGTCGGTGCGATGATCCAGTGGGTGCTGCCGGAGGACCTGTATGTCCGCGGGATGGGCCTGGTCGGCGGTGTGCTGATCGTCATCGCGATCGGCCTGCTCAGCCAGGTCTGGCTGTTCCGCAAGCTGATCGATCTCGGCGAGGCGCTGCTCGACCGGCTGCCGCTCGTCAAACCGGTGTTCCGCGCGACCAAGGACTTCGTCGACTACTTCAGCGGCGACGAACGGAAGTTCGACCAGGCGGTGCTCGTCCGCCACCCGGAGCTCGGGGTCGCGATGATGGGCTACGTCACCCGCGAGGATTTCACCGACCTGCCCTTCGGGGTCGAGGGCGAAGTGTGCGTCTATCTGCCCTTGAGCTACCAGGTCGCCGGCTACATGGTCATCGTGCCGAAGGACTGGCTGGAACCGGTGGACATGCCCTTCGACGAATCCCTGCGCCTGATCCTCACCGCCGGCATGGCGCGACGGAAGTAG
- a CDS encoding succinylglutamate desuccinylase/aspartoacylase family protein, with protein MQFDILDHMPDGLLGLRAHELAGRLAGPTLIHLPGRRPDPLFVSVIQHGNETSGWDAVRRLLAGRYARDPLPRSLALLIGNVEAAAEHRRRLDHQPDMNRCWPGSNDEHTALHRELARITDHVRQLRPFASIDIHNNTGENPHYAAVNAIEPQRLMLASRFSRTVIFFTEPSGVQSMAFGAFCPAVTLECGQPGQQGGTDHAMAYLETVLNIDELPHRFPNPEDLDLFQVTTAVRVDSDCSFSFGEPGADLVLDPEIDRMNFTELPPGTSLARHNGADRSLLVAIDTDGHDCTSDWFELDGDRVVTRRPAMPAMLSTHAEVVRQDCLCYLMERMRIRRPAPHADRHTELPESAP; from the coding sequence ATGCAGTTCGACATCCTGGATCACATGCCCGACGGCCTGCTCGGCCTCCGGGCCCATGAACTCGCCGGCCGCCTTGCCGGACCGACCCTGATCCACCTGCCCGGCCGCCGGCCCGACCCGCTGTTCGTTTCGGTCATCCAGCACGGCAACGAGACCTCCGGCTGGGACGCGGTTCGCCGGCTGCTGGCCGGTCGCTACGCCCGCGATCCGCTGCCGCGCAGCCTCGCCCTGCTGATCGGCAATGTCGAGGCCGCGGCCGAGCACCGCCGCCGCCTCGATCACCAGCCCGACATGAACCGTTGCTGGCCGGGCTCGAACGACGAGCACACAGCACTGCACCGGGAGCTGGCCCGGATCACCGACCACGTGCGGCAGCTGCGCCCCTTCGCCAGCATCGATATCCACAACAACACCGGTGAGAACCCGCACTATGCGGCGGTCAATGCGATCGAACCGCAGCGCCTGATGCTGGCCAGCCGCTTTTCGCGCACGGTGATCTTCTTCACCGAGCCTTCCGGCGTGCAGTCGATGGCCTTCGGCGCGTTCTGCCCGGCCGTGACTCTCGAGTGCGGCCAGCCCGGACAACAGGGCGGCACCGACCACGCCATGGCGTACCTGGAGACGGTGCTGAACATCGACGAACTCCCCCATCGATTCCCGAATCCCGAGGACCTCGACCTGTTCCAGGTCACGACCGCGGTGCGCGTGGACTCCGACTGCAGCTTCAGCTTCGGCGAACCGGGCGCGGACCTGGTGCTCGACCCCGAGATCGACCGGATGAACTTCACGGAGCTGCCGCCGGGCACGTCGCTTGCCCGGCACAACGGCGCCGATCGTTCTCTGCTGGTCGCCATCGACACGGACGGCCACGATTGCACCTCGGACTGGTTCGAGCTCGACGGAGATCGCGTCGTCACCCGTCGACCGGCCATGCCGGCGATGCTCAGCACGCACGCGGAGGTCGTCCGCCAGGACTGCCTGTGCTACCTGATGGAGAGGATGCGGATCCGCCGACCCGCGCCGCATGCAGACCGGCACACGGAGCTGCCCGAGAGCGCCCCCTGA
- a CDS encoding ABC transporter ATP-binding protein produces the protein MIETRELTRRYGDFTAVDRLSFRVEPGTVLGFLGPNGAGKSTTMKMLTGFLPPTSGTAVIHGHDIREESLAARRLIGYLPEGAPLYGELSVHRFLEFAAGARGFRGAEAARRVAHVIERLELGEVRRQTIETLSKGFKRRVGLAQAILSDPPVLVLDEPTDGLDPNQKQQVRRLIREMAPDKIIVISTHILEEVDALCSRAMIIARGRLLADDTPAALLARSRYANAVSLATPDLQTAASALSELPEAGEVEVRRGLVTVFPSGRGDLFRAVSALAERAEWPVTRMQLEAGRMDDVFRAITQEAESDARREEAA, from the coding sequence ATGATCGAGACCAGGGAACTGACCCGCCGGTACGGTGACTTCACCGCGGTGGACCGGCTGAGCTTCCGCGTGGAGCCCGGGACCGTACTCGGCTTTCTCGGCCCGAACGGGGCCGGCAAGTCGACCACCATGAAGATGCTGACCGGCTTTCTGCCGCCCACGTCCGGTACGGCCGTGATCCACGGCCACGACATTCGCGAGGAGTCGCTCGCCGCCCGCCGCTTGATCGGCTACCTGCCCGAGGGTGCTCCCCTGTACGGCGAGCTGTCGGTGCATCGTTTCCTGGAGTTCGCGGCCGGTGCCCGCGGCTTCCGCGGCGCCGAGGCCGCCCGGCGCGTGGCTCACGTGATCGAGCGGCTGGAGCTGGGCGAGGTGCGGCGCCAGACCATCGAGACGCTGTCCAAGGGTTTCAAGCGCCGGGTCGGCCTGGCCCAGGCGATCCTGTCCGATCCGCCGGTGCTGGTGCTCGACGAGCCGACCGACGGCCTGGACCCGAACCAGAAGCAGCAGGTCCGCCGGCTGATCCGCGAGATGGCGCCGGACAAGATCATCGTGATCTCCACCCACATCCTCGAAGAGGTCGACGCCCTGTGCTCGCGCGCGATGATCATCGCCCGCGGCCGCCTGCTGGCCGACGACACGCCGGCGGCGCTGCTGGCGCGGTCGCGCTACGCCAACGCGGTCAGCCTCGCCACGCCGGACCTGCAGACAGCCGCCTCGGCGCTGAGCGAGCTTCCCGAGGCCGGTGAGGTCGAGGTCCGGCGCGGCCTGGTCACCGTGTTCCCGTCGGGCCGCGGCGACCTGTTCCGCGCCGTGTCGGCGCTGGCCGAGCGGGCCGAGTGGCCGGTGACCCGCATGCAGCTCGAAGCCGGACGGATGGACGACGTGTTCCGTGCCATTACCCAGGAGGCCGAATCCGACGCTCGCCGCGAGGAGGCCGCCTGA
- a CDS encoding ABC transporter permease subunit — MNNLGILLRRELASYFATPVAYVFIVIFLLMAGAFTFYLGGFYEREIADLQPFFTFHPWLYLFLVPAIGMRLWAEERKSGTIELLLTLPVTTGEAVIAKFLAAWLFVGLALALTFPTWITVNVLGDPDNGVILAGYLGSWLMAGGFLAISACLSAVTRNQVVAFILAVVVCFGFLLSGLPMVLDLFRGWLPQAAVDAIANLSFLGHFDSISRGVVELRDLVYFALVIGFWLAANRIVIELKKAH; from the coding sequence ATGAACAACCTCGGTATCCTCCTGCGGCGCGAGCTGGCCAGCTACTTCGCCACGCCGGTGGCCTACGTGTTCATCGTCATCTTCCTGCTGATGGCCGGCGCCTTTACCTTCTATCTCGGCGGCTTCTACGAACGCGAGATCGCCGACCTGCAGCCGTTCTTCACCTTTCACCCCTGGCTCTACCTGTTCCTGGTGCCGGCGATCGGCATGCGGCTGTGGGCCGAGGAGCGGAAGTCCGGAACCATCGAGCTGCTGCTGACGCTTCCCGTGACCACCGGCGAGGCGGTGATCGCGAAGTTCCTGGCCGCGTGGCTGTTCGTCGGCCTGGCCCTGGCGCTGACCTTCCCGACCTGGATCACGGTCAACGTGCTCGGCGACCCGGACAACGGCGTGATCCTGGCCGGCTACCTCGGCAGCTGGCTGATGGCCGGCGGTTTCCTGGCCATCTCCGCCTGCCTCTCGGCGGTGACCCGCAACCAGGTGGTGGCCTTCATCCTGGCCGTCGTCGTGTGCTTCGGCTTCCTGCTCTCCGGCCTGCCGATGGTCCTCGACCTGTTCCGCGGCTGGCTGCCGCAGGCCGCCGTCGATGCGATCGCCAACCTGAGTTTCCTCGGCCACTTCGATTCCATCTCGCGTGGGGTGGTCGAACTCCGGGATCTCGTCTATTTCGCCCTGGTGATCGGCTTCTGGCTCGCGGCCAATCGCATCGTGATCGAACTGAAGAAGGCGCACTAG